Proteins from one Amycolatopsis benzoatilytica AK 16/65 genomic window:
- a CDS encoding HsdM family class I SAM-dependent methyltransferase, with amino-acid sequence MADDAAVSAADIARLAGVRRAAVSNWRRRHDDFPKPVGGTASSPLFSLPEVQAWLRGRGRPFELAPIDEAWQRLRALGDDLDLGARLAAVGEYLADAAEGPDDDPELLTLITRLAVNGGAAETFEQLCDRYFEAHARRLSTTQPEYAELMVRLTGAKGATVLDPACGFGSLLLAAGATRANGQDSDPDAARIAGIRLRLHGADTEVHAADALRADAFSGRQADVVLCDPPFNERGWGHEELVGDPRWEYGLPPRGESELAWVQHCLSHVKPGGTVAILMPGAAAGRRSGKRIRANLLRAGALRAVCTLASGTDLWLLTRPAVGQQPPATVLIADTTPDAVEQVWQAYLDDPESGERIIDLLDDDVDLSPSGRRGRSDSGEAFLSAQKLFAEIGIKLPVLEPAAGEPVFTTVGELVKAGALRITHAPPRTADGDEPVLTADDVLNGRPPTGRAAPDEAAVLAQSGDVVASVTGAVIVHSGPPVRLGPALSRYRVDPELLDARFLAGCLRAADFPVHSASTRIDARRLKVPRHPLETQRVYGGAFEALAGFDRALRQTAEIGRDLVRLGFAALAEGRLKPGGG; translated from the coding sequence ATGGCAGACGACGCGGCGGTGAGTGCGGCCGACATCGCGCGCCTGGCGGGAGTGCGCCGGGCCGCGGTGAGCAACTGGCGACGGCGTCACGACGATTTTCCCAAGCCGGTCGGAGGCACGGCGAGCAGCCCGTTGTTCTCCTTGCCGGAAGTACAGGCGTGGCTGCGCGGGCGGGGCCGTCCGTTCGAGTTGGCCCCGATCGACGAAGCCTGGCAACGGCTGCGCGCGCTCGGCGACGACCTCGACCTCGGCGCCCGGCTGGCCGCGGTCGGCGAATACCTCGCGGACGCGGCGGAAGGGCCGGATGACGACCCGGAGCTGCTGACCCTGATCACCCGGCTCGCGGTGAACGGGGGTGCGGCGGAGACCTTCGAGCAGCTCTGCGACCGCTACTTCGAGGCGCACGCCCGCCGGCTGTCCACGACACAGCCGGAATACGCCGAGCTGATGGTGCGGCTAACCGGCGCGAAAGGGGCGACGGTGCTCGACCCGGCGTGCGGGTTCGGGTCGTTGCTGCTCGCCGCTGGGGCGACTCGCGCGAACGGGCAGGACAGCGACCCGGACGCGGCGCGGATCGCGGGCATCCGGCTGCGGCTGCACGGCGCGGACACCGAGGTGCACGCGGCGGATGCGTTGCGCGCGGACGCTTTTTCCGGGCGGCAGGCGGACGTCGTGCTGTGCGATCCGCCGTTCAACGAGCGTGGCTGGGGGCATGAGGAGCTCGTCGGCGATCCCCGGTGGGAGTACGGATTGCCGCCGCGCGGCGAGTCCGAGCTGGCGTGGGTGCAGCACTGCCTGTCGCACGTGAAACCTGGTGGCACGGTGGCGATCCTGATGCCCGGTGCGGCGGCGGGGAGGCGCAGCGGCAAGCGCATCCGGGCGAATCTGCTTCGGGCCGGGGCGCTGCGCGCGGTCTGCACGCTCGCGTCCGGCACCGATCTTTGGCTGCTCACCCGGCCAGCCGTCGGCCAGCAACCGCCGGCGACGGTGCTGATCGCGGACACCACGCCGGACGCCGTCGAGCAGGTCTGGCAGGCATATCTGGACGATCCGGAGAGCGGCGAGCGGATCATCGACCTGCTCGACGACGACGTCGATCTCAGCCCGTCCGGGCGACGCGGCCGCAGCGATTCGGGCGAGGCTTTCCTTTCCGCACAAAAGCTTTTCGCCGAGATCGGCATCAAGTTGCCGGTGCTGGAACCGGCCGCCGGGGAACCGGTGTTCACCACCGTCGGCGAGCTCGTGAAGGCGGGCGCGCTGCGGATCACGCACGCGCCGCCGCGCACCGCGGACGGCGACGAACCGGTCCTGACCGCCGACGACGTGCTGAACGGGCGCCCGCCGACCGGCCGGGCGGCCCCGGACGAAGCGGCGGTACTGGCCCAAAGCGGAGACGTGGTCGCGTCGGTGACCGGCGCGGTGATCGTCCACAGTGGACCTCCAGTGCGACTTGGCCCCGCGCTCTCCCGGTACCGGGTGGATCCGGAGTTGCTCGACGCGCGGTTCCTCGCCGGTTGCCTGCGCGCGGCCGACTTCCCGGTGCACAGTGCGTCGACCCGGATCGACGCGCGCCGGCTCAAGGTGCCTCGGCATCCGCTCGAGACGCAGCGGGTGTACGGCGGCGCGTTCGAGGCGCTCGCGGGCTTCGACCGGGCGCTGCGGCAAACCGCGGAAATCGGCCGCGACCTGGTGCGGCTAGGCTTTGCGGCACTTGCCGAAGGACGGCTCAAGCCCGGTGGCGGGTGA
- a CDS encoding serine/threonine-protein kinase translates to MLIADRYEVEDLPLGRGGMGAVHRGLDRRLGRNVAIKLLRLPGGDEELEERFAREARILATLDHPGAPTLYDFGTHDDRLFQVMQFVEGVALDDLIAEHGPLPVPWAAAIAAQAAAVLSAAHARAVCHRDLKPANLMLCPDGSVKVMDFGLAVLREADTARFTRAGQLLGTPSYMAPEQIQRGHAEPRSDLYALGCVLHEMLTGRPVFTGPTAYAVFDKQVNEPPPVVHGVPAALSALLAATLAKDPEMRPSGAEVLYAHLVPFARDLPPLPGFLHPATVVSPSRMYARMVGLSGRR, encoded by the coding sequence ATGCTCATCGCGGACCGCTACGAGGTCGAGGACCTGCCATTGGGCCGGGGCGGCATGGGCGCGGTGCATCGCGGTCTGGACCGGCGGCTCGGCCGGAACGTCGCGATCAAGCTGCTGCGGCTGCCCGGTGGCGACGAGGAACTGGAGGAACGCTTCGCCCGCGAAGCGCGGATCCTCGCCACGCTCGACCACCCCGGCGCGCCCACCCTGTACGACTTCGGCACGCACGATGACCGCTTGTTCCAGGTCATGCAGTTCGTCGAGGGCGTGGCGCTGGACGATCTGATCGCCGAGCACGGTCCGCTTCCGGTGCCCTGGGCAGCGGCGATCGCGGCGCAGGCGGCCGCAGTGCTGTCCGCGGCGCACGCGCGTGCGGTGTGCCATCGTGACCTGAAGCCGGCCAACCTGATGCTGTGTCCGGACGGCAGCGTGAAGGTAATGGACTTCGGACTGGCTGTGTTGCGTGAAGCGGACACTGCTCGCTTCACGCGCGCGGGCCAGCTGCTGGGCACGCCGTCGTACATGGCACCGGAACAGATCCAACGCGGGCATGCGGAGCCGCGAAGCGACCTGTACGCGCTCGGTTGCGTACTGCACGAGATGCTCACTGGCCGGCCGGTCTTCACCGGTCCGACGGCGTACGCGGTGTTCGACAAACAGGTGAACGAGCCGCCCCCAGTCGTCCACGGCGTACCGGCGGCGCTGAGTGCGCTTCTCGCTGCGACGCTCGCGAAGGATCCTGAAATGCGGCCGTCTGGCGCGGAAGTGTTGTACGCGCACCTCGTGCCCTTCGCACGGGACTTACCACCGTTGCCGGGCTTCTTGCACCCAGCAACGGTGGTGAGTCCTTCGCGGATGTACGCCCGCATGGTGGGGCTTAGCGGCCGGCGGTGA
- a CDS encoding L,D-transpeptidase yields the protein MKRLLAAVAAAAMAFGLAACSGGGATGSAAAGGVSPAAANVPVSSSAPANSSAPASTPASTSSAPSTQQTTPKPAPKPQPKADPAPTADVPCAAAAAASGTSACVDISAHRAWLLQDGKVIDGPVSMLPGGKGHATPTGTFHVLSKEKVHLSKEFDDAPMPNSVFFYPGDAFHTGSLKVYSHGCIHLSAASSLRFFNTLHVGDVVQVIP from the coding sequence GTGAAAAGGCTTCTGGCGGCGGTGGCGGCGGCTGCGATGGCGTTCGGGCTCGCGGCGTGCTCCGGCGGCGGTGCGACTGGCTCGGCGGCAGCGGGCGGAGTCTCCCCGGCGGCGGCGAACGTGCCGGTGAGCAGTTCCGCGCCGGCCAACAGTTCCGCTCCCGCGTCCACTCCGGCCAGCACCAGTTCCGCTCCGTCGACGCAGCAGACCACCCCGAAGCCCGCGCCCAAGCCGCAGCCGAAGGCCGACCCGGCACCGACCGCGGACGTGCCGTGCGCGGCCGCCGCGGCCGCCTCCGGCACCAGCGCCTGTGTGGACATCTCCGCGCACCGCGCCTGGCTGCTGCAAGACGGGAAGGTGATCGACGGTCCGGTTTCGATGCTGCCCGGCGGCAAGGGGCACGCGACGCCGACCGGCACGTTCCACGTGCTGTCGAAGGAAAAGGTGCACCTGAGCAAGGAGTTCGACGACGCGCCGATGCCGAACTCGGTCTTCTTCTACCCGGGCGACGCCTTCCACACCGGCAGTCTGAAGGTGTACTCGCACGGCTGCATCCACCTGTCGGCGGCGTCGTCGCTGCGGTTCTTCAACACGCTGCACGTCGGCGACGTGGTGCAGGTCATCCCCTGA
- a CDS encoding 3-hydroxyacyl-CoA dehydrogenase: protein MTGWAGQVGRIRVIGTGVMGRGIVQLAATGGVTVELADAAPEAVAAAIEQVGSMLDKLVAKGKLTEEAGRAAKERLVPVDGPLAPADDVDLVLEAVREDLETKRTLFAGLEKVCGPETVFATNTSSLSVTEIAAGLAEPSRLVGLHFFNPVPLMRLVEVVPGARTADWLPREALALVRGWGHEPVLAKDAPGFLVNHAGRGLNTEALQVLSESLAEPAEIDRIARDVLGLKLGPFELLDLTGLDVSHAVLESIWSGFHCEPRLRPSWLTRPRVAAGLFGRKTGEGFYRYPDGKQEVPPEPAAPPAPAMPVYAEDERLGRLLAAAGVDVVPDAYPDTVLLVTLRGESTVDAAARLELPAARVCGVDALGYESRFTLSVHPGLDPACGRAAWGALAATGTPVTVVRDGAAPIAQRLLASIINTACYLADQELAAPADIDTAVRLGLGYPHGPLAWGDLIGPEKVLRILNGLQRATGDPRYRPSRWLVERVTLGLPLASIGTRPADLV, encoded by the coding sequence GTGACGGGATGGGCTGGCCAGGTCGGCAGGATCCGGGTGATCGGCACCGGCGTGATGGGACGCGGGATCGTCCAGCTCGCCGCGACCGGCGGGGTCACCGTGGAGCTCGCGGACGCGGCGCCGGAAGCGGTGGCCGCGGCGATCGAGCAGGTCGGCTCGATGCTCGACAAGCTGGTCGCGAAGGGCAAGCTGACCGAGGAAGCCGGCCGGGCGGCGAAGGAGCGGCTGGTGCCGGTGGACGGCCCGCTCGCCCCCGCCGACGACGTGGACCTGGTGCTCGAAGCAGTTCGCGAAGACCTCGAAACGAAGCGGACGCTGTTCGCCGGCCTGGAGAAGGTCTGCGGCCCGGAAACGGTTTTCGCCACCAACACCAGTTCGCTGTCGGTCACCGAGATCGCCGCTGGGCTGGCTGAGCCGTCCCGGCTGGTCGGTTTGCATTTCTTCAACCCGGTCCCGCTGATGCGGCTGGTCGAGGTGGTGCCGGGAGCGCGCACCGCGGACTGGCTTCCCCGCGAAGCGCTGGCACTGGTGCGCGGCTGGGGGCACGAACCGGTGCTGGCCAAGGACGCGCCCGGTTTCCTGGTCAACCACGCCGGCCGCGGACTGAACACCGAGGCGCTGCAGGTCCTGTCCGAATCGCTCGCCGAGCCCGCGGAGATCGACCGGATCGCCCGCGACGTGCTCGGCCTCAAGCTGGGTCCGTTCGAGCTGCTCGACCTGACCGGACTGGACGTTTCGCACGCGGTGCTGGAAAGCATCTGGAGCGGATTCCACTGCGAACCGCGGCTGCGCCCGTCCTGGCTGACCCGCCCGCGGGTCGCGGCCGGACTGTTCGGCCGCAAGACCGGCGAGGGGTTCTACCGGTATCCCGACGGAAAGCAGGAGGTGCCGCCGGAGCCCGCCGCGCCGCCCGCGCCGGCCATGCCGGTGTACGCCGAGGACGAACGCCTCGGCCGGCTGCTGGCAGCGGCTGGCGTCGACGTCGTCCCGGATGCCTACCCGGACACGGTTTTGCTGGTAACCCTGCGCGGCGAGTCCACTGTGGACGCCGCGGCCCGGCTGGAACTGCCCGCCGCCCGGGTGTGCGGCGTGGACGCACTGGGCTACGAATCCCGGTTCACCTTGTCTGTCCACCCCGGACTGGATCCGGCCTGCGGCCGTGCGGCGTGGGGAGCTTTGGCCGCGACCGGAACACCGGTGACGGTGGTCCGGGACGGAGCCGCGCCGATCGCGCAACGACTGCTGGCGTCGATCATCAACACGGCTTGCTACTTGGCCGACCAGGAATTGGCGGCGCCCGCGGACATCGACACCGCGGTGCGGCTCGGCTTGGGCTACCCCCATGGACCGCTGGCATGGGGCGATCTGATCGGACCGGAGAAGGTGCTGCGGATCCTCAACGGATTGCAGCGGGCGACCGGGGATCCGCGGTACCGGCCGAGCCGGTGGCTCGTGGAGCGGGTGACGCTGGGGCTGCCGCTGGCCTCGATCGGGACTCGGCCGGCTGATCTGGTCTGA
- a CDS encoding TetR/AcrR family transcriptional regulator has protein sequence MTAAPRTARERVRAELTREIKDEARRQLAEVGAHGLSLRAVARELGMVSSALYRYFPSRDHLLTALIVDAYNSIGHAAEQADPGTGDPRARWRAIWHATRDWAREHPHEYALIYGSPIPGYRAPQDTVAPAGRVALTLIAVLRDAHPHEPAVTAPMSPELRAQADQLTELLGIDAPAEIVMRAIGAWTQLFGALSFELFGQYVGSVDPADAYFEHLIGQMADFVGL, from the coding sequence ATGACTGCTGCGCCCCGAACCGCCCGCGAACGCGTCCGCGCCGAGCTGACCCGCGAGATCAAGGACGAGGCCCGCCGCCAACTGGCCGAGGTCGGTGCGCACGGCCTCTCGCTGCGCGCGGTGGCCCGTGAGCTCGGGATGGTTTCGTCCGCGCTGTATCGGTACTTCCCCAGCCGCGACCACCTGCTCACCGCGCTGATCGTCGACGCCTACAACTCCATCGGCCACGCCGCCGAACAGGCCGACCCCGGCACCGGCGACCCGCGCGCCCGGTGGCGGGCGATCTGGCACGCGACCCGCGACTGGGCCCGCGAGCACCCACACGAGTACGCGTTGATCTACGGCTCGCCAATCCCCGGCTACCGAGCCCCGCAGGACACCGTCGCTCCGGCTGGCCGGGTGGCGTTGACGTTGATCGCGGTGCTGCGTGACGCGCATCCGCACGAGCCGGCGGTCACCGCGCCGATGTCGCCGGAGCTGCGCGCACAGGCCGACCAGCTGACCGAACTCCTCGGAATCGACGCGCCGGCTGAGATCGTCATGCGCGCGATCGGGGCTTGGACCCAGCTGTTCGGCGCCCTCAGCTTCGAGCTGTTCGGCCAGTACGTCGGCAGTGTTGATCCCGCGGACGCATATTTCGAGCACCTGATTGGTCAGATGGCGGACTTCGTCGGCCTCTAG
- a CDS encoding nitroreductase family deazaflavin-dependent oxidoreductase has translation MTSPRYVKPGKSTNMFNSAVRGLTKLGVSVLGSRVLIIRGRKSGEPRELPVNLLPFEGKQYLVAARGETQWVRNLRAAGEGQLRVGRRTETFTYRELADDEKPAILRSYLKRWAFEVGVFFDGVNAKAPEEKLREIAPGYPVFEIRTQ, from the coding sequence ATGACCAGCCCCCGTTACGTCAAGCCGGGCAAGTCGACGAACATGTTCAACAGCGCGGTTCGCGGGCTCACCAAGCTCGGTGTCAGCGTGCTGGGCAGCCGGGTGCTCATCATCCGCGGCCGCAAGTCCGGCGAACCGCGCGAACTGCCGGTGAACCTCTTGCCGTTCGAGGGCAAGCAGTACCTGGTGGCGGCACGCGGCGAGACCCAGTGGGTGCGGAACCTGCGGGCCGCCGGCGAGGGGCAGCTGCGAGTCGGGCGGCGCACCGAGACCTTCACCTATCGCGAACTGGCCGACGACGAGAAGCCCGCCATCCTGCGCTCGTACCTGAAGCGCTGGGCGTTCGAGGTGGGCGTGTTCTTCGACGGCGTGAACGCTAAGGCCCCCGAGGAGAAGCTGCGCGAGATCGCGCCGGGCTACCCGGTGTTCGAGATCCGCACCCAGTGA
- a CDS encoding response regulator transcription factor — MSSVNAASAGRGKTELRRADGSPVRVLVVDDESTLAELVSMALRMEGWEVRSAGTGAEAVRVGRDFRPDAVVLDVMLPDFDGLEVLRRMRAETPYLPVLFLTAKDAVEDRIAGLTAGGDDYVTKPFSLEEVALRLRALLRRAGGVSGATGSQLVVGDLTLDEDSREVHRGGELVPLTATEFELLRYLMRNPRRVLSKAQILDRVWSYDFGGQANIVELYISYLRKKIDADREPMIHTMRGAGYVLKPAAG, encoded by the coding sequence ATGAGCAGTGTGAACGCCGCATCTGCCGGCCGGGGAAAGACCGAGCTGCGCCGCGCCGACGGCAGCCCGGTCCGGGTGCTGGTCGTCGACGACGAATCGACCCTGGCCGAACTCGTGTCCATGGCTCTGCGGATGGAGGGCTGGGAAGTGCGCAGTGCGGGCACCGGCGCCGAGGCAGTGCGGGTCGGCCGCGACTTCCGGCCGGACGCGGTGGTGCTCGACGTGATGCTGCCCGATTTCGACGGTCTCGAAGTGCTGCGCCGGATGCGTGCCGAGACGCCCTATCTGCCGGTGCTGTTCCTGACCGCGAAAGACGCGGTGGAGGACCGGATCGCCGGACTCACCGCGGGCGGAGACGACTACGTGACCAAACCGTTCAGCCTGGAAGAGGTGGCGCTGCGGCTGCGCGCGCTGCTGCGCCGGGCCGGCGGAGTGTCCGGGGCCACCGGATCGCAGCTGGTGGTCGGCGACCTGACGCTGGACGAGGACAGCCGCGAGGTGCATCGCGGCGGCGAGCTGGTGCCGCTCACCGCCACCGAGTTCGAGCTTTTGCGTTACCTGATGCGGAATCCGCGCCGGGTGCTGTCCAAGGCGCAGATCCTCGACCGCGTGTGGAGCTATGATTTCGGCGGCCAGGCCAACATCGTCGAGCTCTACATCTCCTACTTGCGCAAGAAGATCGACGCCGACCGGGAACCGATGATCCACACCATGCGCGGCGCCGGATATGTCCTCAAACCCGCCGCGGGCTGA